From the genome of Panthera uncia isolate 11264 unplaced genomic scaffold, Puncia_PCG_1.0 HiC_scaffold_359, whole genome shotgun sequence:
taaacaCAGGTGAcctgaaatggaaagagaaagagaatcagacTATCGCCTGCAACTTGAAAATCCTCAGGCTCATGGGACAATGCTCCCTTACCACTTCTGGGGGAAAAGACTCAGATTCACAAATCTTGGCCAAAATATTATGTAAGCATGAGGGAGGAGACATTTTTCAGACCTTGCAAGGATGTCTCTGTGAACTGTTTCTCAAGAAACAACTCAAGAAGGTagttaagacaaatgaaaattaaatttgaaaaaacacaaaataacctCAAGGtagagaaaggcaaagagaatgGGAAACAGTGGAGAGCAGTAAATCGACTAAAATCTGTAGCAAATAAATGGATGAGATAAACAGATTCTAAGCTATGTTCTATATTAGCAAAGATCTTTGAAACAGGACACAAGGGGGAAAACTTTTAGTAATAGGTTGAACCTGAAGTTGcagattatttcaaaaatttttaatgtttatttatttttgagagggggggaaagagagagagagagagagagagagagagagagagagagagagaacgagcaggggaggggcagagactgaaggagacacagaatccgaagcaggttccaggctctgagctgtcagtacagagcccgatgctggggctcgaactcacaaaccatgagatcatgacctgagccaaatcagatgctcaaccgactgagccacccaggtgccccagaatgtaAAGTTACAGATTATTTCAACCAAGCCTCAGCTATGGGATGGAGACACTGATGGGGTCAAGAGCAAAGAGGGGAGGAAGGTAGGGAATTAAAGAGTTAGGGGTCCGGGATCAGGGAGAGGGATTTAGGCAAATAAAGGAGAACTTGCATTCCTCCCCCCTCTCCatgttcttctttgattttttgaatTCTCTTGAACAGTTGGGATGCACTAATTAATTGCCTTCATAATTAAAGACCATGGAGTAAGAAACACTGAAAAGTTAACAGTGTTCAAAGGTGTAAGGTGAGGCCATGTCTCTAGAGAAACTGCTTTCCccaattcttcctttctttcccaagGTAGTTTTTTCACAAACAAAAAATGACTGACCAGAAAAAAGGCTAGGCCATGGTATGCACATAACTCCCGAGGCCCCAAAGTAGAAACCGAACATGCTCCATAAATAAAGATAGCTATCTGCATCCTTGCAAGTTCTCCTTTGTTGGAGAAGGGCTATGTTCTGGCATGCCCTGTGGGGGGTTCATTGTTCTCATCTTTAGAAGACCGAACTCTGTGATAGGACTTGGAAGACACCAGAGCAGTGGCACGGGGAGAAGCTCTCTGGCCTAGTTCTTCTTAACCTAGAGGTTAACGTGCCTGAAGTTTAGTTGTGTCTCTGCCATTTCTGTGAGCTATGTGCCTTTGTGCAAGTCGTTTGACCTCTCTGAGATGAATCGATCACTCCAGAAATACTGGGTTGCTGCACATAGTCAACATTCtccaaatgtttgttgaataaataagtgaataaatgcgtggcttagttggttaagcatcctactccggctcaggtcatgagcttgcggttcgtgggttccagccctgcattgggctctgtgctgatggctcagagcctggagtctgcttcagattcttgtctccctttctctctgcccttctgctgctctctctgtgtctctctctgtgtctcaaaaataaataaacattaaaaaaaaagtaggtgaataaatgaatgagtgaagggacttgcctaaggtcacccTCAGTGGGAGCTGTGCCTGAAGCCCATAGGTATCCAGCCTTGCTCACAGTGAAGATggctctcctccacctcctcctcactCACCGGCCTCAGCACTTGGCACACCTCCTGGAGGATCTGCTCCTGGTTCTGCACGGAGCACAGGACCAGGGTGCAGACCACCACATCCATGGAGCCATCGGCCACCTGCTGCATGTTCTCCCCCGCAGCCACCACGAAGCGCTCGAACTGCAGGTGTCGGTTCTCGGCGACGCTCTTGATCAAGAACTTCTCAAAGTTGGGGTTGGGGTCGATACAAGTCACCCTGCATCCAGCCGGGTAGAACTTGAAGTTGGCCCCGGTGCCGCAGCCCACTTCCAGCAGAGAGAGCTTCCCGGAGGGGCCCGCAAACTCCGGCAGGTTGCTGAAGAGCTCGCGCTTCTTGCTCATCATCTGTTCGTTGTACATCACGGTGAACTTCTCGAGAAGTAGGGGAACCATTTTTTGCATATCTGGTTCCACAAGCCCAGAAGGTTCAGCAGGAACATGGGAAATAGATGTACCAGGATGCAACAGCCTGAGAGAGAAGGTGGCTGAGGACTCTTGGTGTGCAGGAAAGAGAGCACAAACCCCGGGGAtggaggaggagagcagggtgggggcagtggcACCACCATGGGTAACGTAAGACCCTGCAGACACCCCCAGTAGCACAGAGTTAGCAAATGAGGGATAAACCCAGAGAGGGGGTGTCTCAAGTCCTAATGTTCTGGGGCTCCTACCAGAAAAGAGAGGATAGGAATCTCCAAGAGCATGGCAATGGCCATCTGTCACAATAACTTCAACATCGGCAACAACTTGCATACACCGAGTCTTTAAGTACGTTTTCTAACACTCTCTTCTTCACTACTTAAAAGAACCCATGAGACAGGCACTATTCACTTCCCATCTTATAGAAGAAGCAGCTGAGCCCCACAGAGGTGAACTACAAGGTTGTGCAGCTGGGAAATGACAGTCCAAGCGAAACCAGAGGGCCACACTGGTGTTGTGTGGTTTCCACTAAGACCGCTGATCTCTTTTAGGGGAGTAACTTCTGACGGAGACCAGAGAGAGTACATGCATAGGGTGATCATGTGGAGAGGATTGGGACAGAAT
Proteins encoded in this window:
- the LOC125918000 gene encoding LOW QUALITY PROTEIN: putative methyltransferase-like protein 7A (The sequence of the model RefSeq protein was modified relative to this genomic sequence to represent the inferred CDS: inserted 1 base in 1 codon), producing the protein MVVPLPPPCSPPPSPGFVLSFLHTKSPQPPSLSGCCILVHLFPMFLLNLLGLWNQICKKWFPYFXEKFTVMYNEQMMSKKRELFSNLPEFAGPSGKLSLLEVGCGTGANFKFYPAGCRVTCIDPNPNFEKFLIKSVAENRHLQFERFVVAAGENMQQVADGSMDVVVCTLVLCSVQNQEQILQEVCQVLRPVSEEEVEESHLHCEQGWIPMGFRHSSH